In one Palaemon carinicauda isolate YSFRI2023 chromosome 25, ASM3689809v2, whole genome shotgun sequence genomic region, the following are encoded:
- the LOC137619156 gene encoding uncharacterized protein codes for MRRKVFNEKKKRRKKKTCNRKRKKREYTQQEEEGRREKKREYTQREEEGRREKKREYTQREEEGRREKKREYTQQEEEGRREKKREYTLQEEEGSREKKREYTQQEEEERDQAMADDDSASRPTGSPKSPPSLSSQARYETLSRTPVQYITSQGRF; via the exons ATGAGAAGAAAAGtcttcaatgaaaaaaagaaaaggaggaaaaaGAAGACGTGTaataggaagaggaagaagagagaatACACCCAGCAAGAAGAAGagggaagaagagagaagaagagagaataCACCCAGCGAGAagaagagggaagaagagaaaagaagagagaataCACCCAGCGAGAagaagagggaagaagagaaaagaagagagaataCACCCAGCAAGAagaagagggaagaagagaaaagaagagagaataCACCCTGCAAGAAGAAGAGGGAAGtagagaaaagaagagagaatacacccagcaagaagaagaaga gagggaccaggcaatggctgatgatgactcggcaagtagacctacaggctccccaaaatcccccccaTCTTTAAGCTCACAAGCGAGGTACGAGACActatctcgaactccagtccagtatatcaccagtcagggacgtttctaa